From one Methanomicrobia archaeon genomic stretch:
- a CDS encoding ABC transporter substrate-binding protein, with translation MIVAHTPDADDAFMFYGLFQGRIQTRLEIEQLVEDIETLNKRAFAGELDVTALSSHAYAFLHKKYRILATGASVGDGYGPVVVARSEQALAGKRIAVPGRYTTANLLLKLALAEFQPVEMRFDQIIPAVTRGEVDAGLLIHEGQITYAQHGLAKVLDLWAWWYGRTGLPLPLGINVIKRELPEETQQAFLAAMRASVRYALEHVEEAMQHAMTYARGADAALVKQFALMYVNEYTYDMPETVVRAHAELYRLAELRGFFTPPPLDILFP, from the coding sequence ATGATCGTTGCACATACGCCCGATGCAGACGATGCATTCATGTTTTACGGACTCTTCCAGGGGAGAATCCAGACGAGACTGGAGATAGAGCAGCTGGTCGAGGACATAGAAACGCTGAACAAGCGCGCTTTTGCGGGTGAACTGGACGTCACCGCGCTCTCATCGCACGCCTACGCCTTTCTGCACAAGAAGTACCGGATCTTAGCAACGGGCGCGAGCGTGGGTGATGGCTACGGCCCGGTAGTGGTCGCACGATCGGAGCAAGCTCTTGCGGGGAAGCGTATAGCCGTGCCCGGACGGTATACCACCGCGAACCTGTTACTGAAGTTAGCGCTCGCGGAGTTCCAGCCAGTGGAGATGCGATTTGACCAGATCATACCGGCAGTAACGCGGGGCGAGGTCGATGCCGGCCTCCTGATCCATGAGGGGCAGATCACCTATGCGCAGCACGGGCTGGCGAAGGTTCTTGACCTGTGGGCGTGGTGGTACGGGCGAACAGGGCTGCCGCTGCCGCTCGGGATCAACGTCATCAAGCGGGAGCTCCCCGAAGAGACCCAGCAGGCGTTTCTGGCCGCCATGCGTGCGAGTGTGCGATACGCGCTGGAACATGTCGAGGAGGCGATGCAGCACGCGATGACGTATGCACGGGGTGCGGACGCGGCGCTCGTGAAGCAGTTCGCCTTGATGTATGTCAATGAATACACCTATGACATGCCCGAAACCGTCGTGCGGGCGCACGCGGAACTCTACCGGCTGGCGGAGCTGCGCGGCTTTTTCACGCCACCGCCCCTGGACATCCTTTTTCCGTGA
- the mqnC gene encoding dehypoxanthine futalosine cyclase, giving the protein MNTGYSDWERYGARNLAGEDLSFEDAELLFELPLPVLGGIADRIRHERCGELVTFVVDRNISYTNRCVARCKFCAFYAKHDEESYVLSTAEILRKVAETVRAGGTQILMQGGLNPELGMAWFEELFTEIKRHFPSVQLHSLSPPEIAFIARHEGLSITETLARLRAAGLDSLPGGGAEILCDRVRNELSPGKLSAHDWLTVMESAHSIGMRTTATMMFGHIERDPEIIEHLFTIRDLQTRTGGFTAFIPWTFQPQHTALYERVKQPVSVTRYLQVLAISRIVLHPIRNIQASWLTQDFEVDKLALFFGANDFGGTILEENVVTAAGKEHTPATVAAIRRAVTSVGRPVAQRNTLYELVA; this is encoded by the coding sequence ATGAATACGGGATACTCTGACTGGGAGCGCTATGGTGCACGGAACCTGGCAGGCGAGGATTTGAGCTTTGAGGACGCGGAGCTGCTCTTTGAGCTGCCCTTGCCGGTTCTGGGCGGCATAGCAGACCGGATCAGGCACGAGCGCTGCGGCGAGCTCGTAACGTTCGTGGTTGACCGGAACATCAGTTATACCAATCGCTGCGTGGCGCGGTGTAAATTCTGCGCCTTTTACGCCAAACATGACGAAGAGAGCTACGTCTTGAGCACCGCTGAAATACTGCGGAAGGTCGCCGAGACCGTCCGCGCTGGCGGAACACAAATCCTGATGCAAGGCGGCCTCAACCCGGAACTCGGCATGGCATGGTTCGAAGAGTTGTTCACTGAAATAAAACGGCATTTCCCGAGCGTTCAACTTCACAGCCTTTCCCCGCCTGAGATCGCCTTCATCGCGCGGCATGAAGGATTGAGCATAACGGAGACGCTCGCACGGCTCAGAGCTGCGGGACTCGATTCGCTCCCGGGCGGTGGCGCGGAGATCCTCTGTGACCGTGTACGTAACGAACTCAGTCCGGGTAAGCTCAGCGCGCACGACTGGCTCACGGTGATGGAGAGCGCGCATAGCATCGGCATGCGCACAACTGCAACTATGATGTTCGGTCACATAGAGCGTGACCCTGAGATCATTGAGCACCTCTTCACGATACGGGATCTGCAGACGAGAACGGGCGGCTTCACGGCATTCATTCCCTGGACCTTCCAGCCACAGCACACGGCCCTTTACGAGCGGGTGAAGCAGCCGGTTTCAGTAACGCGCTATTTGCAGGTCCTGGCGATCTCGCGCATTGTGCTCCATCCCATTCGAAATATCCAGGCTTCGTGGCTCACGCAGGACTTTGAGGTCGACAAGCTCGCGCTCTTCTTCGGTGCGAACGACTTTGGGGGCACGATCCTTGAGGAGAACGTGGTCACGGCAGCGGGAAAGGAACACACACCGGCGACCGTAGCGGCCATCCGGAGGGCGGTGACGTCGGTGGGCAGACCCGTAGCGCAGCGGAATACGCTGTACGAGCTGGTTGCTTGA
- a CDS encoding futalosine synthase, producing the protein MTSDSERIGKFSLLNSYLPYYRLEQDGFRVIRAMPKTLAGMLERGEIDFSPVPSVYYLKNKATLQRYEFCIAAARSVWSVILVSKGAPLGENGGSIAVTNQTTTSAKLLEIILQERGLRHQIVPVNESTATALLEHCPYALVIGDAAIRARQRYRVVMDLGEAWLDVTGLPMVFGIAVARKGRDMAGVSAALQESVVWGKEHVDVIIGAAHEQFGLPEEFLECYFNALTYQMGERERRGLARFEEKCHEYGIL; encoded by the coding sequence ATGACGAGCGATAGCGAGCGAATCGGCAAGTTTAGCCTTCTGAACAGCTATTTACCCTATTACCGGCTTGAACAGGACGGGTTCCGCGTCATTCGAGCGATGCCGAAGACGCTCGCTGGTATGCTCGAACGCGGGGAGATTGATTTCAGCCCGGTCCCTTCGGTCTACTACCTCAAGAACAAGGCGACCCTGCAGCGCTATGAGTTCTGTATCGCGGCTGCGCGAAGTGTTTGGAGCGTCATTCTGGTCTCGAAAGGCGCGCCATTAGGAGAGAATGGCGGCTCTATCGCGGTGACGAACCAGACCACCACCTCAGCCAAGCTGCTGGAGATCATTCTTCAAGAACGCGGGCTCAGACACCAGATTGTGCCCGTGAACGAAAGTACCGCCACGGCATTACTGGAGCACTGTCCGTACGCGCTCGTCATTGGTGACGCTGCGATCAGGGCGCGGCAGCGATACCGGGTGGTCATGGATCTGGGAGAGGCATGGCTGGATGTAACCGGCTTGCCCATGGTCTTCGGTATAGCGGTAGCGCGGAAAGGGCGTGATATGGCCGGGGTGAGCGCAGCCCTTCAGGAATCCGTCGTGTGGGGGAAGGAACACGTGGACGTGATTATTGGAGCGGCGCATGAGCAGTTCGGGTTGCCCGAAGAGTTCCTCGAGTGCTATTTTAACGCGCTCACCTACCAGATGGGCGAGCGAGAGCGCCGGGGGCTTGCTCGCTTCGAGGAGAAGTGCCATGAATACGGGATACTCTGA